Genomic DNA from Prunus persica cultivar Lovell chromosome G1, Prunus_persica_NCBIv2, whole genome shotgun sequence:
AGGATAGTTCCCTTTCATGCCTAAACATTTTTAGTAATATAATTACCATTTTCTAGACAAATTCTGGGTCAATAGTTTATTGGGTTTAAGCaaattgaatatataaaaaaactggAGGCTACAGCTAATAATGTGGACAGCATgctggactctttgtttttctacccgctctcttttttcctttattatcACTACACTTTTAAGTTTCCATGCCATATGCTAGGAAACAGCTCTTGCCTCTATATTTTGTGGCTGTTAAAAGTGAAACTTCTAGACTTCATAGCTTATGGTTACAAGATGTTAAAATTGTCATTGACCACATAGAACTCTGTTGAGTCAGATACTCCTAAAAGAATGTGATGGAGATCTTAAGTTCACGTTACCgagcttttttttattttcttttcagaaaAGAAGCTTAACACTGATTATTTACTATTGCTACCACAGGTTTTGATATGTCGAAATGAGGCTGAAAAATGCTTAATTGAGACATCTATTAATTCCCTTCGCATAAGCCTCAAGGTATTCATATTTACTTGAATATATTTTAGTATATAGTTGGTCGTAACCCGCTTTCTGTTTTTCTATGCTCAATAGTAGCTGTTTTTTATGGTTTCTATATGGTTTTGTTGTATCTATTTTAGGATAGAGTTGGTTGCAGATACTGTGTTTTCTTAGAAGTGGACTTGCTGTTCACTTTTCTTGTGCTTTTTTGTCCGGATAGCTTACAGTTCTCACCTGCAAGAGTTTTTGTTGTATATAATTTGGAAATCAGTAtcccatttattttttccttatatccttttcttttgggtgttCTCTCTTGTATAGGTAAAGCAGGCAGATGAACTTGAAAATATACtaactaaaaaatttcttagaTTTTTATCGATGAGGGCAGAAGCATTCCAGGTATTGAGGAGAAAGCCAGTGCAGGTACATAGATTTCTTGCATGGAGTTCAAATTAGACTTGGTGAATTTATACTGCTTGAAAAACTAAGTGGGTGCCATGAACTTGACTTGAGGAATTGTTTTTCTGTAGGAAAATGTTAATTTTCATGTTGTTAAGTCACTATGAAAGCATATTTGAAGATGAACTCCCATAAATTAATCTGCCATATGTATTTACTTTGTGTAATGCTTTTCTATGCAGGGTTATGATATTAGTTTTCTTGTAACAAATTACCATTGCGAGGAGATGCAGAAGCACAAGCTCATTGATTTTATTGCACAGTTCATGGAGGCAAGCATTTTTCCAAACCTTATAGAATTGCATGTATTAATTGACTGCTGCTTGAAACGATTGCTCAAGTTAtaccttttatttttgaatggTAGTTGGTCAATTAATATATTTGAGAATACCAATTGCCTCTGTTGGGTAGGGTGGGTTGTTTCTGGAACACACAAATTTAATAAGTGAAGTTTCGAACACCCAAGTTTCCTGTCCTTTTGCATGAATCTTAGCCATTTGACTATGCATAGCTTTGATGCAAACTCATATGGAATTCCTTTTGTACGAAGAAGCCTTGGAGCTGGTACTCTGAGGAAAcaattttctttgtgttttccctttttttttttccattt
This window encodes:
- the LOC18790203 gene encoding actin-related protein 2/3 complex subunit 4 yields the protein MSNTLRLYLTCIRNTLDAAMCLQNFPCQEVERHNKPEVELKTSSELLLNPVLICRNEAEKCLIETSINSLRISLKVKQADELENILTKKFLRFLSMRAEAFQVLRRKPVQGYDISFLVTNYHCEEMQKHKLIDFIAQFMEDIDKEISELKMSVNTRGRLVATEFLKQFM